A single genomic interval of Brevundimonas diminuta harbors:
- a CDS encoding HU family DNA-binding protein, which produces MTTQAELIAAVAKDAGVSQADAGKVLTAIVENIHSTLKSGGDIRISNLGVFDTADRAEREGRNPATGATIKIAASKAVRFRVSKPLKDAVNG; this is translated from the coding sequence ATGACCACTCAAGCCGAACTGATCGCCGCCGTCGCCAAGGACGCTGGTGTTTCGCAGGCCGACGCCGGCAAGGTGCTGACCGCGATCGTCGAAAACATCCACTCGACCCTGAAGTCGGGCGGCGACATCCGCATCTCGAACCTGGGCGTCTTCGACACCGCCGACCGCGCCGAGCGCGAAGGCCGCAACCCGGCCACCGGCGCGACCATCAAGATCGCCGCCTCCAAGGCCGTGCGCTTCCGCGTCTCCAAGCCGCTGAAGGACGCCGTCAACGGCTAA
- the fliP gene encoding flagellar type III secretion system pore protein FliP (The bacterial flagellar biogenesis protein FliP forms a type III secretion system (T3SS)-type pore required for flagellar assembly.) → MKAAVFVKPTGAELKRAALLSLFTTLVCLAWPVAALAQQAAQSGSALNIDLGTGAGLTQRVVQLVGLMTVLSLAPSIVIMTTSFVRIIVVLSLLRTALGLQQSPPNAVLVSLSLFLSAIVMAPTWQDAYDSGIRPLMDQQIELPQAFDQASEPVKTFMLAQVDRGDLALFTRLSKIDRPQNVQDLPLRVVTPAFMISELKKAFEIGFLLFVPFLVIDLVVASVLMSMGMMMLPPVVVSLPFKLIFFVLVDGWRLVAGSLVESFQRASGTG, encoded by the coding sequence GTGAAGGCCGCCGTCTTCGTCAAGCCGACCGGCGCCGAGCTGAAACGCGCAGCCCTGCTGTCGCTGTTCACCACCCTGGTCTGTCTGGCCTGGCCCGTCGCGGCCCTGGCTCAGCAGGCGGCGCAAAGCGGCTCGGCCCTGAACATCGATCTGGGCACCGGCGCCGGCCTGACCCAGCGCGTGGTCCAGTTGGTCGGTCTGATGACCGTCCTGTCCTTGGCGCCGTCCATCGTCATCATGACCACCAGCTTCGTGCGGATCATCGTGGTCCTGTCGCTGCTGCGCACGGCGCTGGGCCTGCAACAGTCGCCGCCGAACGCCGTCCTGGTGTCCTTGTCGCTGTTCCTCAGCGCCATCGTCATGGCCCCGACCTGGCAGGACGCCTATGATTCGGGCATCCGTCCGCTGATGGATCAGCAGATCGAACTGCCCCAGGCCTTCGATCAGGCGTCAGAACCCGTAAAAACCTTCATGCTGGCCCAGGTGGACCGCGGGGACCTCGCCCTGTTCACCCGTCTCTCGAAGATCGACCGGCCCCAGAACGTCCAGGACCTGCCCCTGCGCGTGGTCACCCCGGCCTTCATGATCAGCGAGTTGAAGAAGGCGTTCGAAATCGGATTTCTCCTTTTCGTTCCGTTCCTTGTGATCGATCTGGTGGTGGCCAGCGTGCTGATGTCCATGGGCATGATGATGCTCCCTCCGGTGGTGGTCTCCCTTCCCTTCAAGTTGATCTTTTTCGTGCTGGTGGATGGCTGGAGATTGGTCGCCGGAAGCCTGGTCGAGAGCTTCCAGCGGGCGTCCGGTACCGGATAA
- a CDS encoding nucleotidyltransferase family protein translates to MSDLEAELAAIVRADAGLMHVLTTVRALDLPDWRLVSGAVYQAVWNARTGRPAGYGVKDYDLAYFDASDLSYEAEDVVIKRVAAAFDEPFRSQVEVRNQARVHLWFQNRFGEPYAPLHSTDEALGRFVAPTFAVGVRLEADDSLSVAAPFGLDDVFALTIRPNPNRQVARGWAKAVDSARARWPELTVVEP, encoded by the coding sequence ATGAGCGACCTTGAGGCGGAACTGGCCGCCATCGTGCGCGCCGACGCTGGTTTGATGCATGTGCTGACGACCGTGCGGGCGCTGGACCTGCCCGACTGGCGGCTGGTGTCCGGGGCGGTCTATCAGGCCGTGTGGAACGCCCGGACGGGGCGACCGGCGGGCTATGGGGTCAAGGACTACGACCTGGCCTATTTCGACGCGTCGGACCTGTCCTACGAGGCCGAGGACGTCGTCATCAAACGCGTCGCCGCCGCCTTCGACGAACCGTTCCGCAGCCAGGTCGAGGTCCGCAACCAGGCGCGGGTGCACCTGTGGTTCCAGAACCGGTTCGGCGAACCCTATGCGCCGTTGCATTCGACGGACGAGGCGCTGGGCCGGTTCGTGGCGCCGACCTTTGCGGTCGGGGTGCGGCTGGAGGCGGACGACAGCCTCAGCGTCGCCGCGCCGTTCGGGCTGGACGACGTGTTCGCCCTGACGATCCGGCCCAACCCGAACCGGCAGGTGGCCAGGGGCTGGGCCAAGGCCGTCGACAGCGCGCGGGCGCGCTGGCCCGAGCTGACGGTGGTCGAACCCTAG
- the thiD gene encoding bifunctional hydroxymethylpyrimidine kinase/phosphomethylpyrimidine kinase, with amino-acid sequence MSALHQGRVLILAGSDSGGGAGIQADIKAVTMMGGFAATAITAITVQNTLGVHGVHPLPLDLIAAQARAVLEDIGTDAVKTGMLGSVEVVETVAALLDEADAPAVVDPVMVAKGGHPLLPDAAVEAVERLMIPRAALLTPNAPEAEALTGFAVHDLDGQRRAGEALLALGARAVLMKGGHVSGPTVIDLLMTADGETVLEAERVDTRHTHGTGCTLASACAAGLAMGRPLEVAVAEAWAYVGEAIRRAPGLGGGHGPLDHGWPVRG; translated from the coding sequence CAAGGTCGGGTGCTCATTCTGGCCGGGTCGGACAGCGGCGGGGGCGCGGGCATCCAGGCCGACATCAAGGCCGTGACCATGATGGGCGGGTTCGCCGCCACCGCCATCACGGCCATCACGGTGCAGAACACCCTGGGGGTCCACGGCGTCCATCCGCTGCCGCTGGATCTGATCGCGGCCCAGGCGCGGGCGGTTCTGGAGGACATCGGGACTGACGCGGTGAAGACCGGCATGCTGGGCTCGGTCGAGGTGGTCGAGACGGTCGCGGCCCTGCTGGACGAGGCGGATGCCCCGGCGGTGGTCGATCCGGTCATGGTGGCCAAAGGCGGGCACCCGCTGTTGCCCGACGCGGCGGTCGAGGCGGTGGAGCGCCTGATGATCCCTCGCGCGGCCCTGCTGACGCCCAATGCGCCGGAGGCCGAGGCCCTGACGGGGTTCGCGGTTCACGACCTGGATGGTCAGAGGCGGGCGGGCGAGGCGCTGCTGGCTCTGGGGGCGCGGGCGGTGCTGATGAAGGGCGGGCACGTGTCGGGCCCGACGGTGATCGACCTGCTGATGACCGCAGACGGCGAGACGGTGCTGGAGGCCGAGCGCGTCGACACCCGCCACACCCACGGCACCGGCTGCACGCTTGCGAGTGCGTGTGCGGCCGGCCTGGCGATGGGGCGGCCGCTGGAGGTCGCGGTGGCGGAAGCCTGGGCCTATGTCGGCGAGGCGATCCGCCGGGCGCCGGGCCTGGGCGGCGGGCACGGGCCGCTGGATCACGGCTGGCCGGTGCGGGGATGA
- a CDS encoding tetratricopeptide repeat protein: protein MSGASPTKRILKTTVAAATAGAVVFAPMAPLAQEVGRSRDPLSINIGANAEFTRVEFGGVIGVRSRVSREGDKVVVRLGTTAAPDVSRLKVDPPAGVKSVETRPSPGAGGTDLILTLEQGADARSGVADGAVWLNLYAPGKAPEGGDAAAPQTTKAVVPVRAETAGGKTVLTFDWGAPVGAAVFRRGDAVWVVFDTAARMDMSGAKALGSAKNAQWAAGPGYTALRIAEPEGLGVSAQGQGGTWTVTLGGPDGAAGGVEVGRSDDGAPVLVAQMAGATKAVWLTDPLVGDRFAAVTALAPGKGYAGGRRTVDLSLIPTAQGLAVETSADDLKIEASGDLVTLSRPKGLALSSPAAGLETGDHNADAPKRAAYPALIDEAWAATGEAGFSDRYHRLQDAAGLETIAAADNPRAPIEARMALARFLVGSGLNYEAIGVLNALIAKAPNLQGEPEVRGLRGVARVGVGRLEEAQVDFAGAALAGDPATKVWLGYIASEMGDWEGARRNFAAGAPAIDSFPKEWRARFGAAHAMAAIQLNDLAAAQQLLAYVFSQDAPAVDQLTARLVQARMFELNGDKTRALAVYKAVARAPLDGIATPAKLGAISLELDKGAITPDQATAQLEQLKWRWRGDATEMAVVRKLSGIYLQQGRYREALDALRGAGKRMAGVPGAAEVQADQANAFRALFLDGAADGLQPVQALALFYDFRELTPIGADGDEMVRRLSRRLIDVDLLDQAAELLKHQVDERLDGVAKAQVATNLATVYLMDRQPEKALQAIWGSRTTLLPNAMNSERRALEARALMDLGRFDHALEVLDRDQSNPAREVRADIFWKQQKWGEAAPIYEARLGDRHKTATTPLTPAEESWLIRAGVGYSLAGDRAALQRLSGRFGPMVPGARSAAALRVALDDNLSGVAGTGDFANLSSQADTFVGWVNSAKQAFRKEADAKSAA, encoded by the coding sequence ATGTCCGGGGCCTCGCCGACAAAGCGCATCCTGAAGACGACCGTGGCCGCCGCCACGGCCGGCGCCGTCGTGTTTGCGCCGATGGCGCCGCTGGCCCAGGAAGTCGGCCGGTCGCGCGATCCGCTATCGATCAATATTGGCGCCAACGCCGAGTTCACGCGGGTCGAGTTCGGCGGTGTGATTGGGGTGCGCTCGCGTGTCAGCCGCGAGGGCGACAAGGTCGTCGTCCGGCTGGGAACCACCGCCGCGCCCGACGTCTCGCGACTGAAGGTCGATCCGCCGGCGGGGGTGAAGTCGGTCGAGACGCGGCCGAGCCCGGGCGCGGGCGGCACGGACCTGATCCTGACGCTGGAACAGGGCGCGGATGCGCGCTCGGGTGTCGCGGACGGGGCGGTTTGGCTGAACCTCTATGCGCCCGGCAAGGCGCCGGAGGGCGGGGACGCCGCCGCGCCGCAGACGACCAAGGCCGTGGTGCCGGTGCGGGCCGAGACGGCCGGCGGCAAGACCGTCCTGACCTTCGACTGGGGCGCGCCGGTGGGGGCGGCGGTCTTCCGCCGGGGCGATGCGGTGTGGGTGGTGTTCGACACGGCCGCGCGCATGGATATGAGCGGCGCCAAGGCGCTGGGGTCGGCCAAGAACGCCCAGTGGGCGGCCGGGCCGGGTTATACGGCTCTGAGGATCGCCGAACCCGAAGGGTTGGGCGTCTCGGCGCAGGGGCAGGGCGGGACCTGGACCGTGACCCTGGGCGGTCCCGACGGCGCGGCGGGCGGGGTCGAGGTCGGTCGGTCCGACGACGGCGCGCCGGTACTGGTGGCGCAGATGGCCGGGGCGACCAAGGCGGTCTGGCTGACCGATCCGCTGGTCGGGGACCGGTTCGCGGCGGTGACGGCCCTGGCGCCCGGCAAGGGTTACGCCGGCGGACGGCGCACGGTCGATCTGAGTCTGATCCCGACCGCGCAGGGCCTGGCTGTCGAGACGTCGGCCGACGACCTGAAGATCGAGGCGTCGGGTGATCTGGTGACGCTGAGCCGGCCCAAGGGGCTGGCCTTGTCGTCGCCGGCGGCCGGACTGGAGACGGGCGACCACAATGCGGATGCGCCCAAGCGGGCGGCCTATCCGGCCCTGATCGACGAGGCCTGGGCCGCGACGGGCGAGGCGGGATTCTCGGACCGCTATCACCGGCTGCAGGATGCGGCCGGGCTGGAGACGATCGCGGCGGCGGACAATCCGCGCGCGCCGATCGAGGCGCGGATGGCGCTGGCGCGGTTCCTGGTCGGGTCGGGCTTGAACTATGAGGCCATCGGGGTGCTGAACGCCTTGATCGCCAAGGCGCCCAACCTGCAAGGCGAGCCCGAAGTGCGCGGCCTGCGCGGCGTGGCGCGCGTCGGCGTCGGGCGGTTGGAAGAGGCCCAGGTCGATTTTGCGGGTGCGGCTCTGGCGGGCGATCCGGCGACCAAGGTCTGGCTGGGCTATATCGCTTCGGAGATGGGCGACTGGGAGGGGGCGCGTCGCAACTTCGCCGCCGGCGCCCCGGCCATCGACAGCTTCCCCAAGGAATGGCGCGCGCGGTTCGGCGCGGCCCACGCCATGGCCGCGATCCAGTTGAACGATCTGGCCGCCGCCCAGCAGCTGTTGGCCTATGTCTTCAGCCAGGATGCGCCGGCCGTCGATCAGCTGACCGCGCGTCTGGTGCAGGCGCGGATGTTCGAGCTGAACGGCGACAAGACCCGGGCGCTGGCGGTCTACAAGGCCGTGGCGCGCGCGCCGCTGGATGGGATCGCGACGCCGGCGAAACTGGGCGCCATCAGCCTGGAGCTGGACAAGGGCGCGATCACGCCGGATCAGGCGACGGCCCAGCTGGAACAGCTGAAGTGGCGCTGGCGCGGTGATGCGACCGAGATGGCCGTGGTGCGCAAACTTTCGGGCATCTATCTGCAGCAGGGGCGATACCGCGAGGCGCTGGACGCCCTGCGCGGCGCGGGCAAGCGGATGGCGGGCGTGCCGGGCGCGGCCGAGGTGCAGGCGGATCAGGCCAACGCCTTCCGCGCCCTGTTCCTGGACGGGGCGGCGGACGGTTTGCAGCCGGTGCAGGCGTTGGCGCTGTTCTATGACTTCCGCGAACTGACGCCGATCGGGGCTGATGGCGACGAGATGGTGCGGCGTCTGTCGCGCCGGCTGATCGACGTGGACCTGCTGGATCAGGCCGCCGAACTGCTGAAGCACCAGGTGGACGAGCGTCTGGACGGGGTGGCCAAGGCTCAAGTCGCGACCAATCTGGCGACCGTCTATCTGATGGACCGCCAGCCGGAGAAGGCGTTGCAGGCCATATGGGGCTCGCGCACCACCCTGCTGCCTAATGCGATGAACAGCGAGCGCCGGGCGCTGGAGGCGCGCGCCCTGATGGATCTGGGCCGGTTCGATCATGCGCTGGAAGTGCTGGACCGGGATCAGTCGAACCCGGCGCGCGAGGTCCGGGCCGACATCTTCTGGAAGCAGCAGAAGTGGGGCGAGGCGGCGCCGATCTATGAGGCGCGGCTGGGCGATCGCCACAAGACCGCGACCACGCCGCTGACGCCGGCCGAGGAAAGCTGGCTGATCCGGGCGGGCGTCGGCTATTCGCTGGCGGGCGATCGGGCCGCGCTACAGCGGCTGAGCGGGCGCTTTGGGCCGATGGTTCCCGGCGCGCGGTCCGCGGCGGCGCTGCGGGTCGCGCTGGACGACAATCTGTCGGGCGTGGCGGGGACAGGCGACTTCGCCAATCTGTCCAGCCAGGCCGACACCTTCGTCGGCTGGGTCAACAGCGCCAAACAGGCGTTCCGAAAAGAAGCTGACGCAAAAAGCGCGGCCTGA
- a CDS encoding DUF983 domain-containing protein: protein MTDYPRLSTLKTGLACRCPRCGKGPLFKGYLTLQTECPECGLSYAFADPADGPAFFVMTAVGVVGMILLMVFDFTVHPPIWVHLVVTLPILVALCLGCLRPFKAWLVAEQYVHKAAPPEFSSNGKHGPF from the coding sequence ATGACCGATTATCCGCGCCTCAGCACCCTGAAGACCGGCCTGGCCTGTCGCTGCCCCCGCTGCGGCAAGGGTCCGCTGTTCAAGGGCTATCTGACGCTGCAGACGGAATGTCCGGAATGCGGGCTCAGCTACGCCTTCGCCGATCCGGCGGACGGTCCGGCCTTCTTCGTCATGACGGCCGTCGGGGTGGTGGGGATGATCCTGCTGATGGTGTTCGACTTCACCGTACATCCGCCGATCTGGGTGCATCTGGTCGTGACCCTGCCGATCCTGGTCGCCCTGTGCCTGGGGTGCCTGCGCCCCTTCAAGGCCTGGCTGGTCGCCGAACAATATGTCCACAAGGCCGCCCCGCCCGAGTTCTCCTCGAACGGCAAGCACGGCCCCTTCTAG